Proteins found in one Mixophyes fleayi isolate aMixFle1 chromosome 8, aMixFle1.hap1, whole genome shotgun sequence genomic segment:
- the LOC142100264 gene encoding protein kinase C delta type-like, producing the protein MLATCSTGTLVAVKVVRKTISRRNSLIKECAVLELARECRFLAGGLSYFQTQTHCFMVMEYASGGMLLDLMRKHSIMEDHAAAFYSAEIICGIQYLHSRGIVHRDLKPANVLIDNYGHVKIADFGLVAMNIFGTSTTCGWTGTITYMAPEIIMKQRYAAGVDFWALGVMLHYMLTGKMPSKGIIKTALSSDNVDTKRLEEAPADILRQLLNRNPAQRLGVNGDIRGHPFYQHLNWADLERGRITPPYQQDLKAPLSIKVPERPFSILSKKTTSQAEHISISGIPYYELPGGTGYIQSISL; encoded by the exons ATGTTGGCGACCTGCTCTACCGGCACCTTAGTAGCTGTGAAGGTGGTAAGAAAAACCATCTCCAGGAGAAATTCTTTAATAAAGGAGTGCGCAGTATTAGAACTGGCCAGAGAGTGCCGATTTCTCGCCGGTGGCCTGTCATATTTCCAGACCCAG ACACATTGCTTCATGGTCATGGAGTACGCCAGCGGAGGAATGCTGCTCGACCTGATGCGCAAACACAGCATCATGGAGGACCACGCAGCAGC GTTCTATTCTGCCGAAATCATCTGCGGCATCCAATATCTGCACTCCCGTGGCATAGTGCATCG AGACCTGAAGCCTGCAAATGTGCTAATTGATAACTATGGGCATGTGAAAATAGCCGACTTCGGATTGGTGGCAATGAACATCTTTGGAACATCAACCACCTGTGGCTGGACAGGCACCATTACGTACATGGCACCAGAG ATTATCATGAAACAGCGATATGCTGCTGGTGTCGATTTTTGGGCCCTTGGTGTCATGTTACACTATATGCTTACTGGCAAAATGCCGTCCAAGGGAATAATCAAAACTGCCCTTTCTAGTGACAACGTAGACACTAAACGGCTGGAGGAGGCACCTGCTGACATCTTGAGACAG CTCCTGAATAGAAATCCTGCTCAGCGACTTGGGGTGAATGGAGACATTCGTGGTCACCCATTCTATCAACATCTAAACTGGGCCGATTTGGAGAGAGGAAGAATTACCCCTCCATACCAGCAAGACCTG AAAGCGCCTCTCTCCATAAAGGTCCCAGAGAGACCTTTCTCCATTCTCTCCAAGAAGACCACCAGTCAGGCAGAGCATATAAGTATCTCTGGGATCCCATACTATGAGCTCCCTGGAGGTACGGGTTACATTCAGTCTATTTCTCTGTAA